The following coding sequences are from one Ruminococcus flavefaciens AE3010 window:
- the rimP gene encoding ribosome maturation factor RimP — MKFKKFGGTEQKVYDLIKPITDELGYYLWDVCYEKEGAMWYLRVFIDQDEGITIADCERANAPISDILDEKDPIAQSYMLEVGSAGLERELVKEEHFEVCQGDTVRVHFIRAIDGEKEIVAQLAGADKEGVTVVLESGEEKKFPLADIAFVKLYLDF, encoded by the coding sequence ATGAAATTCAAAAAATTCGGCGGTACGGAACAAAAGGTATACGACCTTATCAAGCCCATAACCGACGAGCTGGGCTACTACCTCTGGGACGTGTGCTACGAAAAGGAAGGCGCCATGTGGTATCTCCGCGTGTTCATCGATCAGGACGAGGGCATAACCATTGCGGACTGTGAACGCGCCAACGCTCCTATCAGCGACATACTTGATGAGAAGGACCCCATTGCCCAGAGCTACATGCTTGAAGTGGGCTCGGCAGGTCTGGAGCGCGAGCTGGTCAAGGAGGAGCACTTTGAGGTCTGTCAGGGCGACACCGTAAGAGTTCACTTTATCAGAGCCATTGACGGCGAAAAGGAAATAGTCGCGCAGCTTGCAGGCGCAGACAAGGAGGGCGTAACAGTCGTCCTCGAAAGCGGAGAGGAAAAGAAGTTCCCTCTGGCGGATATAGCTTTTGTAAAGCTTTATCTGGATTTTTAA
- the nusA gene encoding transcription termination factor NusA: MNMNKDFFKALEALGEENSVETELLIEKVKSAMLKAARRAYPHSEERISVEIDPKTKKFEMYIRQDIIDDEPIDENEVNIDVARTMDPNAMVGGTIMKELDISKLGRMAALSAKQSIKGDLREINREQMLSKFEQKEHECITAKVSQVEPGRGTVTVVYDGTELYLFRNEQIPGENLEEGKSVKVYITGIIGKNKKPVVKISRTHKDLVKRLFEQEVPEIYDGTVEVKSISREAGSRTKIAVWSKDENVDAVGACIGPKRSRITAVVNELSGEKIDIIPWSEVPEEFIARALAPAEVLKTVITSMEEKACTVIVPNNQLSLAIGNKGQNAKLAAKLTGFKIDIKPQFDNLTGEEAPEMSPDFVAPVFESVPDEEETAAEETADIAEAEETAPAEETAEAAAEEEAPANEE; encoded by the coding sequence ATGAACATGAACAAGGACTTTTTCAAGGCGCTCGAGGCACTCGGCGAGGAAAACAGCGTAGAGACCGAGCTTCTCATCGAAAAGGTTAAATCGGCAATGCTCAAGGCAGCAAGAAGAGCTTACCCCCACAGCGAGGAGAGGATTTCCGTTGAGATCGATCCCAAGACAAAGAAGTTCGAGATGTATATCAGACAGGATATCATCGACGATGAGCCTATCGATGAGAACGAGGTGAACATCGACGTTGCAAGGACTATGGATCCCAACGCTATGGTGGGCGGCACTATCATGAAGGAGCTTGACATCTCCAAGCTTGGCAGAATGGCTGCCCTCTCCGCAAAGCAGTCCATCAAGGGCGACCTGAGAGAGATAAACCGCGAGCAGATGCTCAGCAAGTTCGAGCAGAAGGAGCATGAGTGCATCACTGCCAAGGTATCACAGGTAGAGCCGGGCAGAGGTACAGTTACCGTAGTCTACGACGGAACAGAGCTCTATCTCTTCCGCAACGAGCAGATACCCGGCGAGAACCTTGAAGAGGGCAAGTCCGTAAAGGTATACATCACAGGCATCATCGGCAAGAACAAGAAGCCTGTAGTAAAGATCTCACGTACACATAAGGACCTCGTAAAGAGACTCTTCGAGCAGGAAGTCCCCGAGATATACGACGGAACTGTTGAAGTTAAGTCAATTTCACGTGAAGCAGGTTCAAGAACAAAGATCGCAGTTTGGTCAAAGGACGAGAACGTTGACGCAGTAGGCGCATGCATCGGTCCCAAGCGTTCAAGGATCACAGCTGTAGTCAACGAGCTCAGCGGCGAGAAGATAGACATTATCCCATGGAGCGAGGTCCCAGAGGAGTTCATCGCAAGAGCGCTTGCTCCAGCAGAGGTTCTCAAGACAGTCATCACCTCTATGGAGGAAAAGGCGTGCACAGTTATCGTTCCCAACAATCAGCTCTCACTTGCTATCGGCAACAAGGGTCAGAACGCTAAGCTTGCTGCAAAGCTCACAGGCTTCAAGATAGACATCAAGCCACAGTTCGACAACCTCACAGGCGAGGAAGCTCCCGAGATGAGCCCCGACTTTGTAGCTCCCGTGTTCGAGTCTGTTCCCGATGAGGAGGAGACCGCAGCTGAGGAGACAGCAGATATCGCTGAGGCTGAGGAGACAGCTCCTGCCGAGGAAACAGCAGAGGCAGCAGCTGAGGAAGAAGCTCCCGCAAACGAGGAATAA
- the rnpM gene encoding RNase P modulator RnpM: MKPKKIPMRMCLGCSEMKPKMELIRVVKSPEGDISLDFKGKAAGRGAYICRSRECLDKARKARRFEKSFSCKIEDSVYEVMMNELGEEPQDN, translated from the coding sequence ATGAAACCTAAGAAAATACCCATGAGAATGTGTCTCGGCTGCAGCGAGATGAAGCCCAAAATGGAGCTTATCCGTGTAGTGAAGTCTCCCGAGGGCGATATAAGCCTTGACTTCAAGGGCAAGGCAGCAGGCAGAGGAGCGTATATCTGCCGCAGCCGTGAGTGTCTCGACAAAGCCAGAAAGGCAAGACGCTTTGAGAAATCATTCTCGTGCAAGATAGAGGACAGCGTTTACGAGGTGATGATGAATGAGCTCGGAGAAGAACCGCAGGATAATTAA
- a CDS encoding L7Ae/L30e/S12e/Gadd45 family ribosomal protein codes for MSSEKNRRIINLLGICIRAGKVVKGFDSAVEAAKNGTAVCLLTASDASPKTVKEVRYYCEKYAVRHFEADISKFDVGRLCGKETAVIAVTDKGFADGFEKIIANDKIF; via the coding sequence ATGAGCTCGGAGAAGAACCGCAGGATAATTAATCTGCTGGGAATATGCATTAGGGCAGGAAAAGTCGTAAAGGGCTTTGACAGCGCAGTTGAAGCCGCAAAGAACGGCACCGCCGTATGCCTGCTGACAGCTTCCGACGCTTCCCCCAAGACCGTCAAGGAGGTCCGCTACTACTGTGAAAAGTACGCCGTGAGACATTTTGAAGCCGATATAAGCAAGTTCGACGTCGGCAGGCTCTGCGGCAAGGAAACAGCTGTCATAGCTGTGACGGACAAGGGCTTTGCAGACGGCTTTGAGAAGATCATAGCAAACGACAAAATCTTTTGA
- the infB gene encoding translation initiation factor IF-2 — translation MAKKIKLSDAAKDINVPAQEIIDYFAEKGDNKKKTGSSLTEEEMNAVLEHYMKNRYSVDSLNDYFNSKNDPRPVKEEAPKAEKKPAAKKTAAAAEKKEKPAEKKAEKAAKAPAAEKKAEPKQEAPAKKAEPEKKPEKKPEKKQEAAPVKETAPKAEVKSEPAKSAEPEKKAEPEKKQEEAPKAEPKPEVKTPAPAPEKKNDKKKDKKKTEPAKAQDRGERTKFNAAFSSETAQTSTQRRTVDTRGSYVDLDKYNERYDQMAASNKHKNDNYSSKKQKINQKSAQRTRQQFSKKESEAEKLKRLELERARKQQLKVLIPDSITVGELATRLKATATDVIKQLMKLGVMASINQEIDFDTAAIVADEMGAKVEKEVIVTIEERLIDDTDDDDTNLQPRCPVVVVMGHVDHGKTSILDRIRNAHVAAGEAGGITQHIGAYQVNVNGQDITFLDTPGHEAFTSMRARGANITDIAILVVAADDGIMPQTVESINHAKAAGVSIIVAINKMDKEGANPDRIKEELTKYDLVCEDWGGDVICVPVSAKTGEGIDDLLENVLLVAEVKELKANPDRLAKGTVIEARLDKGRGPIATLLVQNGTLKQGDVIIAGTAVGRVRVMTNDKGRTVKAAGPSVPVEITGLAEVPSAGDIFNAVEDERLARELVEQRKHEAKQEQFNAYRKVTLDNLFSQIAEGEIKELPIVVKADVQGSVEAVKQSLEKLSNNEVRVRVIHGAVGAVKESDVMLAAASNAIIVGFNVRPDPVAAENAVRDGVDIRLYRIIYDAIEEISTAMKGMLAPKFRDVEQGRVEVRQVYKISNVGMVAGSYVLSGKVTRGSKVRVVRDGIIIADDEIAGLKRFKDDAKEVAEGYECGISLEKFSDVKEGDIFETYIVEEYRED, via the coding sequence ATGGCAAAAAAGATAAAGTTAAGCGACGCAGCAAAGGATATCAACGTCCCTGCACAGGAAATAATCGATTATTTCGCTGAAAAGGGCGATAATAAAAAGAAAACAGGCTCTTCTCTCACAGAGGAGGAGATGAACGCAGTTCTCGAACACTACATGAAGAACCGCTATTCCGTGGATTCACTGAACGATTACTTCAACTCCAAGAACGATCCCCGTCCTGTAAAGGAGGAGGCTCCCAAGGCTGAGAAGAAGCCTGCCGCAAAGAAGACAGCAGCTGCTGCCGAGAAAAAGGAGAAGCCTGCCGAGAAGAAAGCGGAAAAGGCAGCTAAGGCTCCCGCAGCCGAGAAAAAGGCAGAGCCGAAGCAGGAGGCTCCCGCAAAGAAGGCAGAGCCTGAGAAGAAGCCTGAGAAGAAGCCCGAGAAGAAGCAGGAAGCAGCTCCCGTCAAGGAGACAGCTCCCAAGGCTGAGGTCAAGTCAGAGCCTGCAAAGTCTGCCGAGCCCGAGAAGAAGGCAGAGCCCGAAAAGAAGCAGGAGGAAGCTCCCAAGGCTGAGCCAAAGCCCGAGGTAAAGACTCCCGCTCCCGCACCCGAAAAGAAGAACGACAAGAAAAAGGACAAGAAAAAGACAGAGCCTGCAAAGGCTCAGGACAGAGGCGAGAGAACAAAGTTCAACGCCGCATTCAGCTCCGAGACGGCTCAGACATCAACTCAGCGCCGTACTGTCGATACAAGAGGAAGCTACGTTGACCTCGACAAGTACAACGAGAGATACGACCAGATGGCAGCCTCCAACAAGCACAAGAACGACAACTACTCTTCAAAGAAGCAGAAAATAAATCAGAAGTCCGCTCAGAGGACACGTCAGCAGTTCTCCAAGAAGGAGAGCGAGGCTGAGAAGCTCAAGAGACTGGAGCTGGAGAGAGCAAGAAAGCAGCAGCTCAAGGTACTTATCCCCGACAGCATCACAGTGGGAGAGCTGGCTACACGTCTTAAAGCTACAGCTACAGATGTTATCAAGCAGCTGATGAAGCTGGGCGTAATGGCTTCCATAAATCAGGAGATAGACTTCGATACAGCAGCTATCGTTGCAGACGAAATGGGTGCAAAGGTAGAAAAGGAAGTTATCGTTACTATCGAGGAGCGTCTTATCGACGATACCGACGACGACGATACAAACCTCCAGCCACGCTGCCCTGTTGTAGTTGTAATGGGACACGTTGACCACGGTAAGACTTCCATACTTGACCGTATCAGAAACGCTCACGTTGCAGCAGGCGAAGCAGGCGGCATCACACAGCACATCGGTGCTTATCAGGTAAATGTAAACGGACAGGACATCACATTCCTTGATACTCCCGGACATGAGGCATTCACTTCTATGCGTGCAAGAGGTGCTAATATCACAGATATCGCTATCCTCGTTGTTGCCGCAGACGACGGTATCATGCCCCAGACAGTCGAGTCCATCAACCACGCAAAGGCAGCAGGCGTATCCATTATAGTTGCTATCAACAAAATGGATAAGGAGGGGGCTAACCCCGACCGAATCAAGGAAGAGCTCACCAAGTACGACCTCGTATGCGAGGACTGGGGCGGTGACGTTATCTGCGTACCCGTATCAGCTAAGACAGGCGAGGGCATCGACGACCTTCTCGAGAACGTGCTTCTCGTTGCAGAGGTCAAGGAGCTTAAAGCTAACCCCGACAGACTTGCAAAGGGTACAGTTATCGAAGCTCGTCTTGACAAGGGCAGAGGTCCTATCGCAACACTCCTGGTACAGAACGGTACTCTGAAGCAGGGCGACGTTATCATCGCAGGCACAGCCGTTGGACGTGTAAGAGTTATGACCAACGACAAGGGCAGAACAGTCAAGGCAGCAGGTCCTTCCGTACCTGTTGAGATAACAGGTCTTGCAGAAGTTCCCAGCGCAGGCGATATCTTCAATGCTGTTGAGGACGAGAGACTGGCAAGAGAGCTTGTTGAGCAGAGAAAGCACGAGGCTAAGCAGGAGCAGTTCAACGCATACCGCAAGGTCACACTCGACAACCTGTTCAGCCAGATCGCAGAGGGCGAGATCAAGGAGCTCCCCATCGTTGTCAAGGCAGACGTACAGGGCTCTGTGGAGGCTGTAAAGCAGTCTCTTGAAAAGCTCTCCAACAACGAGGTAAGAGTAAGAGTTATCCACGGTGCAGTCGGTGCGGTAAAGGAGAGCGACGTAATGCTGGCTGCCGCTTCAAACGCTATCATCGTAGGCTTCAATGTAAGACCCGATCCAGTTGCTGCGGAGAATGCAGTCCGTGACGGCGTAGATATCAGACTCTACCGCATCATCTATGACGCGATAGAAGAGATATCTACAGCTATGAAGGGTATGCTGGCACCTAAGTTCCGCGATGTTGAGCAGGGACGTGTAGAGGTCCGTCAGGTATACAAGATCTCCAACGTTGGTATGGTAGCAGGAAGCTACGTACTCAGCGGTAAGGTTACAAGAGGCAGCAAGGTAAGAGTTGTCCGCGACGGTATCATCATCGCAGACGACGAAATAGCAGGACTCAAGCGTTTCAAGGACGACGCAAAGGAAGTAGCCGAGGGCTATGAGTGCGGTATCAGCCTTGAAAAGTTCAGCGATGTCAAGGAAGGCGATATCTTCGAGACCTACATCGTTGAGGAGTACCGCGAGGATTAA